In bacterium, the genomic stretch CATCTAAAAGCCTTGCTCCTAAGCCACATCTTAGATCAAGGGGAAGCTTGTCGGTTAAGCCAGTATCCCATTCAAGATAAGAACCTGCATCTTGAAGGATGAGTCCAAGATAAAGCTTGTTGTTAAATGGCTTAATAATCCCTAAATCAATACCCCACCCCTTTCCCGAATGCTTTCCCGAGGTTGGGTTCATCTGCTGATGTAAAAGCTTTATATTTCCTCCGATGCTTATCTCTTTTATCAGCCTGGCATAGGATAAAAGGAGGGTATTTTCTGAGTCTGTGAATTTTCCAAGATATGTTGTTTTATCTTTCCATTCCTCTATCCCAGAAACCCCAAAGTTTATCAGGGAGAGGGCATAGGCTGATTCCTCGTCTATGGGTGAGGCATAATTTAGGAAATTGTATTTTCTATCCAATGAAAGAATGGAATACATTGAACCAACCTCTCTCTTTTCAAGCTGGATTAAGCCTGCTGGGTTCCAATAGCTTGCACTAAAGTCATTTGCCAAGGAGGTAAATGCCCCTCCCATGCCAAAGGCTCTTGCCCCTAATCCCATCCTTAAATATACCCCTGCCTCTCCGCCATAATCCTTTGCTATTAGAACAGAAGAGCAGAAGAACAGAAGAACAGAAGAACATACCTTTAAAATC encodes the following:
- a CDS encoding PorV/PorQ family protein → MKKLQILKVCSSVLLFFCSSVLIAKDYGGEAGVYLRMGLGARAFGMGGAFTSLANDFSASYWNPAGLIQLEKREVGSMYSILSLDRKYNFLNYASPIDEESAYALSLINFGVSGIEEWKDKTTYLGKFTDSENTLLLSYARLIKEISIGGNIKLLHQQMNPTSGKHSGKGWGIDLGIIKPFNNKLYLGLILQDAGSYLEWDTGLTDKLPLDLRCGLGARLLDEKLNLCLDLEKIEERSNLKPHLGIEYWIKNNIGIRAGLNSKDPTAGFSLRFPLSNTSLGFDYSFSPDTFTAFDEVKEYNHRLSFSSRF